The following are from one region of the Salvia hispanica cultivar TCC Black 2014 chromosome 1, UniMelb_Shisp_WGS_1.0, whole genome shotgun sequence genome:
- the LOC125211290 gene encoding ethylene-responsive transcription factor RAP2-1-like, translating into MDTAVCFSPSSTSSSSSEPPIKRKLPAEKPYRGIRMRKWGKWVAEIREPNKRSRIWLGSYSTPIAAARAYDTAVFHLRGPSGRLNFPESAPDYAADLQKDLSAAAIRKKATEVGARFDAMIAAGRAPAAPIKSARPDHKPDLNEYPSPESSEEN; encoded by the coding sequence ATGGACACCGCCGTCTGCTTCTCCCCttcctccacctcctcctcctcctccgagCCCCCAATCAAGCGCAAGCTCCCCGCCGAGAAGCCCTACCGCGGCATCCGCATGCGCAAGTGGGGCAAATGGGTCGCCGAAATCCGAGAGCCCAACAAGCGCTCCCGCATCTGGCTCGGCTCCTACTCCACCCCAATCGCCGCCGCCCGCGCCTACGACACCGCCGTCTTCCACCTCCGCGGCCCCTCCGGCCGCCTCAATTTCCCCGAATCCGCCCCCGACTACGCCGCCGACCTCCAGAAGGacctctccgccgccgccatccGCAAAAAAGCCACCGAGGTCGGCGCCAGATTCGACGCCATGATCGCCGCCGGCCGCGCCCCCGCCGCCCCCATCAAATCGGCCCGGCCCGACCACAAGCCCGATTTGAATGAGTATCCGAGTCCCGAGTCTTCGGAGGAGAattga